TTATTGATGAGATTGATGCCATTGGGGCAAAGAGACATATTGATAGTAATAATGAAAAGGATCAGACATTGAACCAGCTCTTAGTTGAATTGGATGGTTTTAATACAGATCAGACCGTGGTAGTAATTGCAGCAACCAATCGCTTAGATCTGCTAGACGAAGCACTTCTACGCCCAGGTAGATTTGATCGCCATATGTACATTAGCAATCCCAACGTCAAAGCTAGAGAAGAGATTCTAAAGGTACATACAAAGAACAAGCCTTTAGATCCTAGTATTAATATCGCAGATTTAGCTCGCAAAACCCACGGGATGAGTGGTGCACATATATCAAATGTTGCCAATGAAGCAGCCATTATTGCTGTTCGAGAGAATCAACAGATCATTAGTATCTCCCACTTTGAGCAAGCAATCGAACGAGTTATTGCTGGACTACAAATTAAAAACCCAACAATTCTACCAAGGGAAAGAGAAGTCGTATCGTACCACGAAGCAGGCCATGCGCTCATAGGGAAAATATTGAACACCGATATGGTTCAAAAAGTTTCGATCATTCCAAGAGGGCAGGCCTTAGGCTATGTGATTCACATGCCACAGGATGATCGATATATTTTAACAAAAGAAGAGCTCTGCAACAAAATCATGGTCATGCTGGGTGGAAGAGCTGCTGAAGATTTAATATTTAACCATCTCTCTACAGGTGCCAAGGATGATTTAAAAAAAGTTACAGAAATTGCAATGCAAATGGTATGCGAATATGGCATGAGTAATTTAGGTTTTGTGTATAATGAACCTCCAATGATTCACTCTTTAAGTGATTCGATCAATAAAGAGATCAATACAATCGTTGATGAATGCTACGAGAAAGCCTATGGTTATTTAAAAGAATATAAGAATGAGCTCAGTAAAATATCGACAGCTCTTTTAGAAAAGGAATCCTTAAATAGCAATGAACTAGATCAATTGCTTGGAGATTTCATAAATCCTGATACTGGAGATAGTGAAAAAGAAAAACTGGAAGCAGTATAGCCTCAAATAAAATGCTCCTAAATAGTAAACACAGAATAAGAACCATGTGTTACTATTTTAGGAGCATTTATTTTCTATACTTTACTTCTTTTCTTTTATTTCTTGAACTAGATCTTCAATGAAACTTTCTACTTTTACAGCACCTACTTCGCCTCTGTCTCTAGATCTTACTGCAACTTCTCCTGCTTCCATTTCCTTGTCGCCGATTACCAGCATATATGGAACTTTAGAAAGCTGGGCTTCTCTTATTTTGTAGCCAATTTTTTCATTTCTGCTATCTACTTCTACACGAATACCTCGGGCTTTCATTTCTCTTTCGAGTTTGATTGCGTATTCATGATGTTTATCTGCAATTGGTAATATTTGAACTTGAATTGGGGCCAACCACGCTGGGAATTTGCCTGCATAATGCTCTATTAAAATAGCAATAAATCTTTCAACACTTCCAAAGATTACTCTATGAAGCATAATTGGTCTATGGTTTTCTCCATCTGCACCGACATAGTTCATATCAAATCTCTGTGGCATTTGGAAATCTAATTGAATTGTTCCGCATTGCCATGTACGGCCAATGCAATCTTCTAAATGGAAGTCGATCTTAGGTCCATAGAATGCGCCATCGCCCTCATTGATTTTATAGGATAATTCTTTTTCATCCAAAGCACCTTTTAAAGAGCCGATTGCTAACTCCCACTCTTCATCTGTTCCCATGGAATTTTCTGGTCTTGTAGATAATTCTATATGATACTTAAAGCCGAAGATATTATATACATAGTCTACGAAATCAATGATTCCGATGATTTCTTCCTTAATTTGCTCTGGTAATACAAATAAGTGAGCATCATCCTGTGTAAAGTTGCGAACTCTCATCAATCCATGTAAAGCACCGGATAATTCATGTCGATGAACGATACCCAACTCACCCATTCGAATTGGGAAGTCTCGGTAGCTGTGTTTCTTTCTATTGTACATTAATATGGAGCCTGGACAATTCATTGGTTTTATGGCATAATCCCCATCATCGATCTTTGTAAAGTACATATTTTCTTGGTAGTGATCCCAGTGTCCAGATTGTCTCCAAAGTTTTTCATTTAAAATAATTGGTGTTTTTATTTCATCATACCCACGCTTTACGTGCTCTTCTCTCCAGAAGTTTTCCAATGCATTTCTTAAAACCATCCCCCTTGGATGGAAGAAAGGGAATCCTGGTCCTTCTTCTTGGAGACTGAATAAATCTAGTTCTTTTCCAAGCTTTCGATGATCTCTTTTCTTCGCTTCTTCTAATCGATTTAGATGTTCTTCCAAATCTGATTTTTTAGTAAAGGAAGTTCCATAGATCCTTTGAAGCATCTTGTTCTTCTCACTACCTCTCCAGTATGCGCCTGCAATGCTCAATAGCTTAATGGCCTTTACTTTTCCTGTGGAAGGTACGTGAGGACCTGCACAAAGATCTGTAAATTCACCTTGGCGATAGAAAGATATGACTTCATCCTCTGGCAAGTCTTGGATTAACTCTACCTTATAGTCTTCCCCTTGTTTCTTGGCAAATTCTATAGCTTCGTTTCTAGGAAGTACGAACTTTTCTAAAGCTAAGTCTTCCTTCACGATCTTTTCCATTTCTTTTTCAATTTTAACTAAGTCCTCTGGTGTAAATACATGCTCTGAGTCAAAATCATAGTAGAATCCATTGTCCACAGATGGTCCAATGGCTAATTTTGTGCCTGGATATAATCGCTTAACAGCCTGAGCCAATATATGAGAACTAGTATGACGTAGAAAATCCTTTCCATTCTCATCTTCAAATCTTAAAATATTTAACTCGCAATCTTCTTCGATCTTTGTCATTAAATCTACTTTTTTACCATCTAATTCTGCACCTGTAGCGACACGTGCCAATCCTTCACTAATTTCTTTTGCAAAATCTAATATCGATGTTCCCTTTGCTACCTGACGAATTGAACCATCTTTTAATTTAACATTTACATTTGACATATTATTTCCTCCATTCTTAATAATTTTGTATTTTAAAAGTATAACTCTCATCCATTGAATATTATTCTATTTTTGGGTAATAAAAAAATCCCTCATCCTATTAAAACGAATAGGACGAGAGATACATTCCCGCGGTTCCACCTAAATTGATAACTCCACTTTAAGGACGATAACGTAGTCAACGGTTATCCTTTCACTTTACGCTACTCAGTAACAGCTCCAAGGTAGTTTTCAATTATCCATGTATAGAAGCACTTCCAGCTTTTGTGCTTCCTCTCTAAATACTGGGTTTAATTTACTCGTCCTTTTCAATGCTAAAGTATTAAATTATCAAGTATTTATAACAGTATATTTCATAGAAATATATTTGTCAATATATTTTAAAGGGTCCTTTGAATTTTCTAAAAAAATAAAGTGATAATTCCTTGGAAGATACCAATCATAAAGCCCAAAATTCCACCCAATACTTCAATATGCTTCAATTCTTTCTGAGCGATCCGAATAATAATGCCTTCCATTTGTGCCATATCAAATTCGTTTACCTTATCCTCTACCATTTTGCTAATTTCTATACTTGAACTGGCTTTTTTTATAGAGGTCTCTATTAAATCATCAATTATTTGTTCTCCCTCTTTGTCGATGACATCGTTCACGTATTTTGAAATCATTCCTTTAAATGTAGATGGGATGATGGACGGTAGTTTCTCCGACACAATTTCAGTGATCTTTCCTTTTAAAAGGGCTATAATTTCACCTTTGTTGCTACTAGTGATCAATTTATTCATAATCTCATCTACGGATAATAGCTCTTTTTCTATGGTTTCACCGATACTTTTAGCAATTTCAGTTTTTCGCTTTGGTATCAGTCCTTGAAATTGAAAATTGATTATAGGAATGGCAACTGGCTCGAAAGGTCGAAATAACATTTTAATCGCCAGATAATTTGTAACCCAACCGATAACTCCTCCTATGGCAGCTAATATCATCAATTGTAATGCCCACATATGTTCATCTCTCCTGTGCATAAACTAATTCAGATGCCTACATCTCAACATCATAGAAAGCATTATACCACTATATGAATATCTTGTCCATCCAATAGACAAACCCCCATGTTGGGGGTACCTTTTATTCTTTATGAATGTTTATGGTGCAGCCACATAATTCACAACTATTGCAGCAGTGTACTTTTTCTGGAAATATCTTTTCTAAAGTCTGGATAATTTTTCCTCGATTGAATCGAGGTAGATTGTGAACCAATATTTCTTTAGGGGCGATGGTGATTAGGGCACTGATCAGCAGATCATCTTGATTGATATTATTCTCCGCAAGCTCCGCAGCTACACTGTTTACATAATCATTGTTTAATGGTTTTCTATATTTATCGTAAAGTTTAAATCTTTTTCCTTCATCAAAGATTACATGAATTTGATCTACTTTAGACTCCTGAACATCAACAAAATATTTTAATAGTTTAATAAACTCATTGTATTCCTTATCTACGAGAAAATCCTCCACTGCTTTCTCCACAATTTCATTGATTTCCAATAGATAATCTTTTAGTCTAAATAATACAAAACCTTCCACGTTGATTTCATTGTTATCATCTAAGTAATCGATTAAGTTATTCAGTATTTTAGACTTCATACTAACGGTATTTGGTTTTGATATAAAGCTATCCGCATTTTCTTCACTTAATATATTGATTGAGTTTCGAAAAATCTCTGATCGTTCTCGAACATCAAAATAACAGTAATCTGTACTTATAATGTATTCAATTAAATTGGGTTCCTCTACTTCCAATATATATTCACAAATCGCATTGGCGATACAAAATTTAAATATATTGATGAAGTCTTTAATTGGATACTCTTTTATACTTTTAATGTCGACGCTATAATTTATATAATAAAATGGTTCGAAAAAATATAACCGCTCTTGTAAATCTACACCTTCTTTATGGAAGGACTCTAACACAGGTTGTATTTTTTCTTTTATTTTATTCGGATTTTTTTCTGCTAAAATTGATAAAAGCTCCAATTGTCATCACTTCCTTTCGATGTAATAGTAGTATATGCCTAATTCATAATACTATTCTAAGGATATCATTACATAATTATAAAAATAATCCAGCTACTGATCCTCTTCTTGTTTATACCCTAAAATGCTCCAATCTATTTATATATGACCTTTTTATTTTGAATTTTTTACCTCGGACAAATTTCATATGTTCTGCTTACAACATAGAGTATATAGGGGAAATTTTATTTAAATATAAAAAAGCTGGGGGATGCTATGAAAAATAAAGATAAGTTTGAAAATCCTACACGTCTTTCTAAAACAGAAGCAGGAGATACCGTTGAAATCGTTGAGCTTTTATCTATGGGATTACAGAGAAGAAGAATGCTGGATTTAGGACTGCTTCCCGGAACTGTCATTGATGTAATTCGAAAAAGTCCTTTAGGAGATCCTGTTGCTTACAATATTCGTGGTGCATTAATTGCTTTACGTCAGGAAGAATCGGATAAAATTTTAGTCAAATTCATACAATAATTTATTTGTTGGAGGTGGAATTATGGGGTTAAGTTCACAATCCTGTGGAAAGTCGGCATTGAATGAAAGTTTTAATATTAAATTAAATAGTGATGATGAATTTGTCATTGCACTGGCCGGAAATCCTAACGTTGGTAAAAGTACAGTATTTAATGCCTTAACAGGATTGAATCAGCACACAGGTAATTGGCCTGGAAAAACGGTATCCAATGCTAGAGGAAGCTATACTTATCGAGATAAAAAATTTATTTTGGTTGATTTGCCCGGCACATACTCTTTATCACCAAATTCTGTAGAAGAAGAAATTGCCCGGGACTTCATCTGCTTGGGCAATCCCGACGCCACCATCGTTGTCGTCGATGCCACTTGTCTTGAGAGAAATTTAAATCTTGTCCTTCAAATCATGGAACATACAAATAATGTTGTTCTTTGTGTGAATCTTATGGATGAGGCGAAAAGAAAAGGAATTCGAATCGATTTGGAAGCTCTAGAGATAGAGCTTGGCATTCCTGTAATCGGTACATCAGCAAGAAAAAAGGAAGGCTTGAATCTTTTAATTGAGAGAACTTATAATGTTATTTTAAAAGAGGAAATTGTCTCCCCTAAAAATATTGCCTATAAGGATGCAGCAGAAACTGAAGATGCTGTACTCCAGATGATCTTTAATAGAGCGGAGGAAATCGTAAAATCTGTAATCACCGTGAATCAAAATCAGGAGCATCGCAATTTTGATAAAAAGTTAGATGATATTCTAACATCAAAATACATTGGATTTCCGATCATGTTTTTATTATTAGGTTTTATATTTTGGCTGACTATCGCTGGAGCAAATGTTCCATCGCAGATGCTTTCAAATTTATTCTATCGAGTAGAAATAAAATTAACGGATTTTTTTATGTCCTGGGAATCCATCCAGTGGCTTCACGGCATACTCGTTCTAGGTGTTTATCGAACATTGGCTTGGGTCATATCCGTAATGCTGCCACCCATGGCCATATTCTTTCCTTTATTTACATTATTAGAAGACTTGGGGTATTTGCCTCGGGTTGCCTTCAATCTAGATAAATTATTTAAGAAAGCAGGTGCCCATGGAAAACAATCCTTAACCATGAGTATGGGATTTGGATGCAATGCCGCTGGAGTCATTGCCTGCCGAATTATTGAGTCACCACGAGAAAGACTGATTGCAATCCTTACAAATAATTTTGTTCCTTGTAATGGTCGTTTTCCAGCCTTAGTCGCACTATCCACGATATTTATCGGTGGTTTTGTGTCCAATAGGGCAACAACCTTAGCTGCTTCTTTCTTTGTATGTATTTTAGTTTTACTAGGAATCGCAACAACATTATTGGTATCCTATTTGTTATCGAAAACAGTTCTAAGGGGAATTCCATCTTCCTTTACCTTAGAACTTCCACCTTATAGAAAGCCGCAAATTGGCAAGATTCTTTATCGCTCTCTTTTAGATAGAACCATATTCGTTCTGGGTAGAGCAATTGCTGTTGCAGCGCCAGCAGGATTATTCATATGGATATTGACAAATATTCAGATCGGCGATCAAAGTATATTAAACCATGCTGCTGAATTATTACATCCATTTGCTACTGCAATTGGTTTAGATGGCTTTATATTAATGGCATTTATTTTAGGCCTACCAGCCAACGAAATCGTATTGCCCATATTAATTATGAGCTATACATCTGGTGGATTTATGGTGGAATTAGATAGCCTGTCAGCAATGAAAGAACTATTTCTCGCCAATGGCTGGACTTGGTTAACCGCATTAAACTTTATGATATTTTCATTGCTTCACTTCCCTTGCGGTACTACTCTATGGACCATAAAAAAAGAATCAGGAAGTATCAAGTGGACACTCTTAGGAGCAATACTTCCCACAGCAATTGCAGTTATTGTATTATTCGTCATAACTCAAGGTGTTCGGATATTTTCTATCTTGTAAGATCATATCGAGTAGCTAGAAAACAGGATAATTAGTCCTGTTTTCTTTGCTCTCACAGAACCGGACTTACGTTTGCCGTATCCGGCTCTTGAAGTTTCTCTCCGAATTAATAGTAATTCGACAACAAACCAACGTCGTACTTTGCTATGTCAATTAGGCCAAGTTCCTCAAATAGCTTATTTGGAAGGAGCATATGCACAATGTGGACATTGGAATTTTTCCACTTCGTGACTGCCATCTTTTCTCCATTGCCTTTGATACCTTCTTTTCTCATATCTTTATGCATAGCCTTATAAGTTTTCCATTGCTTTAGCTTTATCATTCTGAGCCTTCTTCTTATCCATCCCATCAGCTTTTCTACAAGCTTTTTGATATTGGCTATTCTGTAGTAGTTAATCCACCCTCTTATTACAGGATTGAGGTCTTTAATTATATCTTCTAGTTTTCTTCCTGCATTCCTTTTGGTCTTACTACGAACTTTATCTTTGAATCTTTCAATTCTTTTAGGATTGACTCCTAGCCACTTATCCTTTATGACAAACCCTAGAAACTCGACACCTTCATTCACGTTAGTAAGTTTGGTTTTCTCATTATTTACCTTCAGTTTTAGTTCGTTCTCTAAAACTTGTGTGGCATACGCTTTGTAATTTCCTGCTGTTTTCTTATCTTTTGCAAAGATTAGAATATCATCAGCAAAACGTACGATCCGGATACCTTTACTCATCATTCTTTGATCAAACTGATTCAGGTATATGTTGCTAAGTAATGGTGAGATGACTCCGCCCTGCGGGCTTCCAACTTCTGTTCTAGAAAAGTTATCACTATGCATTACTCCCGCTTTTAAGAATTTCTCAATTAGCTTTAATACACGCCCATCACTGATTCTTTCTGATACTGCTTTCATCATAATTTCATGGTCTAGGGTGTCAAAACATTTACTTAGATCCATATCTACCACATGCTCTAAGCCATATTTATTCATGAAACGTTCTGCTTTTGCAACTGCTCCATGTTGTGAATGATTCGGTCGATATCCATAACTTGATGGATGGAATGTCTTATCAAAGATTGGCTCAATAATATTTACAATGGCTTGCTGAACTACTCTGTCCTTTACTGTAGGGATTCCTAGTAATCTTACACCACCGTCTGGCTTTTGGATTTCTACTCTCCTTACTGGACTGGGTTCATATCCGTTGGTTTTCAGTTTATCATGAAGAAACTCAATATTCAGTTCTAAATTTAAATGAAAGTTAAAAACAGTTTCCCCATCAATTCCAGGGGCTCCATTGTTTTTCTTTACATATTTAAATGCAAGTTCTAGATTTTCTTTTCGATATATTTTATCGATAAGGCTGTACCATTTCCTCATGATTTTCCCTCCTTTGTTGCTGCATCTTCCGTTATTTCTTGTTCAAGCTATACGTTTTTCATTAGAGTCCCTTGACGTTTCTAGCTCTATGGCAATCTTATCTTCGGCTTGTCTAATTACTTCATATCTATGTCGTCGAGATAGCTCGCAAGTTGTTTTATGCCAGCTATTCGTACCTTCCGGCATTTCAGCCTTCATTTAACACCTTTGCCCTTACTTGAAATCCTTTCCAATACACTTTGAAACCTCTTTCGCCCTTCGCATCTGCCATAAGCTTTTGACCTATGTCAGCCACATCAACAGTGTGATGTGTCACCTGAGTTTTATCCTCCATAGGATTACTCCATTTCATTGGCTCAGATTTTATCACTACTATGGCTTCATCTGCATACTGCACCCTAGTTTAATTCCTTGCTTTCGCTTGTGAACTTAACCTACAGCATCGAGTACAGTACTTCCAAGGTTAAGTTGCTCCGCCTGTTACTAAAACGACCATCCAAACACATGTAGCTAAGCTAATATTAGGACGTTCCTACTTTTTGCAAGGTTATCCGCTACACATGCCAACACTGGTTTACTTTCGCTCCGTTCCAGCAACCGCCATCGGTTTCCTTCAGACCCTCTCGTCGCCGAAAACGCCCTTACTTACAGCTTGTCTTCCCATTAGCTAGGTGACAGGTTGTCTTTCAAACCATCGGCTCGGCAACATGCCTCGCAAACAAAAAACCTCGCCATTTCTGACGAGGTTTAATAAAGGGGGATTAAAAGTTTTGTTATCTCTTTACAAAATTAGTATACTAGCTTATGTTTACATCTAGGTTACAGTTATATGTCATTTTGATTACATTTTATTGATAGATTTCAAAATTAAAATTATTCATTGAGCTCACAATAAAAAAAGCGGCGTAGAATAAAGAACGGCGCTTTTTCTTGTGCGAAAATAAATTTTAATGATACTTGTTGGAAATATTGAAGAATGCATCTTTTCCTTTAGTTATATTATCTAATAATTTTTTTTGTTTTTATTAATTTTCTTAAAATTAATATTATAAACTATCAATATAATCCTTCGCTTCCCTTAGCTCTATTCCTGTAGCATCTCTTAACTTCTTTATTGCTTTAATTTTTTCATTCCCCTTAACAAGTCTGATTAGTTCTTCCTTTAACTCATCACCTATGTACTCTCTGCTCAATTCGGGTAGTCCTATATATTCTATAATTCTGTCTAATTTTGACTCTACCCGTTTTTGGTTCTGCTGTAATGCATTGATATTTACATTTAAGATAAGAAATACAACAATTATTAAGCCTACATATGCATATTCCATATAGCATCCATCTCCTTTTTATATATTTATATATTTATGAAAAAATAAATTACATCCCTTCAAATTCAGTAAATACACGATAGATTCCTTTGACCACACTGTTCCACTAATATAACCTTCGAATAAGAAAATTATATCATATTTTGTGTGTTATTATAGTAATTCTCTAATTTTCATATTGCCTCGCAATATCCGTATCACTTCTTATTACCTAAAGAATATACTATAGGTAGAACATCTTATTGAGGTGATGAATATGTTGAATCTTTCCAATACAAATCCAGATACATTGCTTCTTATCTCTGGTCTTCTGTCAAGAAAACGGACAATAAAAACTTGATATATTCTTGAATCGTCTAACCAACATATTTATCCTCGAAATCATATGGTGAAGACATCTCGCAATAACTGTGAATTCTCTTTGTATTGTAAAATGCTTCGACATATTCAAAAATAAGTTCTTGGGCATGACTAATATGCCTTATGACGAATCTGTTGAGCCATTCTCTTTTTATTAGAGCATGAAAAGACTCAATTACAGCATTGTCCCAAGGGGTTCCCTTTTTTGAATAGCTTCGAATAAATTTGCCTGCTGGTGTTGCATCAATATACGCTTTTGATACATATTGCACACCTCTGTCACTGTGAATAATTATCGGAGTATCTAATTTCCTAGATGATTTCGCTTTGTTAATGGCTCTTAGTACTCCTTCCACACAAAGGGTATCTGAGAGGTGCCAGCCTATAACTCTTCGTGAGAATAGATCCATTACTGTTGTTAAGTAAACGAACTCGCTTACTGTCCATACATAGGTAATGTCTGTTACCCAAACGGTGTTAGGTGCGTTAGGTGAAAAATTTCTATCTAGAATATTTTTAAGTTTATTATCAAAATCTGGATCAATTGTCGTCCTTTTGTATGGACTTACCCAGATTGCCTTAATTCCTAGCTCACGCATATAGTTTCCAACAGTTTTCTCTGCGATAACGTAACCTCTGCTTCGCAGTATAGATGTAATTTTGGGTGCTCCATATATTTGTTTGGATTCATTGTAAATCTCTATAATTTCTTGTTTAATCTGCTGTTTTCTAATTTTTTGATTTGAATCTTGCCTTTTCAAGTAATCATAGTATCCAGAAGATGAAACGCCTAGCACTTTAAGCACACTGTTAACTGA
Above is a genomic segment from Alkaliphilus oremlandii OhILAs containing:
- the ftsH gene encoding ATP-dependent zinc metalloprotease FtsH, whose product is MENRLLIFVVTTLLFIYSRKLNKKHQYAHATINTEKKEKDLNSNEFFTKPKVTFEDVAGLEEIKEELSEVIDFINQSEKYHKMGAKIPKGILFYGPPGTGKTLLASAVAGETKSAFFSASGSEFVEKYVGVGAKRVRTLFEKARKEAPSVIFIDEIDAIGAKRHIDSNNEKDQTLNQLLVELDGFNTDQTVVVIAATNRLDLLDEALLRPGRFDRHMYISNPNVKAREEILKVHTKNKPLDPSINIADLARKTHGMSGAHISNVANEAAIIAVRENQQIISISHFEQAIERVIAGLQIKNPTILPREREVVSYHEAGHALIGKILNTDMVQKVSIIPRGQALGYVIHMPQDDRYILTKEELCNKIMVMLGGRAAEDLIFNHLSTGAKDDLKKVTEIAMQMVCEYGMSNLGFVYNEPPMIHSLSDSINKEINTIVDECYEKAYGYLKEYKNELSKISTALLEKESLNSNELDQLLGDFINPDTGDSEKEKLEAV
- the thrS gene encoding threonine--tRNA ligase: MSNVNVKLKDGSIRQVAKGTSILDFAKEISEGLARVATGAELDGKKVDLMTKIEEDCELNILRFEDENGKDFLRHTSSHILAQAVKRLYPGTKLAIGPSVDNGFYYDFDSEHVFTPEDLVKIEKEMEKIVKEDLALEKFVLPRNEAIEFAKKQGEDYKVELIQDLPEDEVISFYRQGEFTDLCAGPHVPSTGKVKAIKLLSIAGAYWRGSEKNKMLQRIYGTSFTKKSDLEEHLNRLEEAKKRDHRKLGKELDLFSLQEEGPGFPFFHPRGMVLRNALENFWREEHVKRGYDEIKTPIILNEKLWRQSGHWDHYQENMYFTKIDDGDYAIKPMNCPGSILMYNRKKHSYRDFPIRMGELGIVHRHELSGALHGLMRVRNFTQDDAHLFVLPEQIKEEIIGIIDFVDYVYNIFGFKYHIELSTRPENSMGTDEEWELAIGSLKGALDEKELSYKINEGDGAFYGPKIDFHLEDCIGRTWQCGTIQLDFQMPQRFDMNYVGADGENHRPIMLHRVIFGSVERFIAILIEHYAGKFPAWLAPIQVQILPIADKHHEYAIKLEREMKARGIRVEVDSRNEKIGYKIREAQLSKVPYMLVIGDKEMEAGEVAVRSRDRGEVGAVKVESFIEDLVQEIKEKK
- a CDS encoding DUF445 domain-containing protein, translating into MWALQLMILAAIGGVIGWVTNYLAIKMLFRPFEPVAIPIINFQFQGLIPKRKTEIAKSIGETIEKELLSVDEIMNKLITSSNKGEIIALLKGKITEIVSEKLPSIIPSTFKGMISKYVNDVIDKEGEQIIDDLIETSIKKASSSIEISKMVEDKVNEFDMAQMEGIIIRIAQKELKHIEVLGGILGFMIGIFQGIITLFF
- the ytxC gene encoding putative sporulation protein YtxC; amino-acid sequence: MELLSILAEKNPNKIKEKIQPVLESFHKEGVDLQERLYFFEPFYYINYSVDIKSIKEYPIKDFINIFKFCIANAICEYILEVEEPNLIEYIISTDYCYFDVRERSEIFRNSINILSEENADSFISKPNTVSMKSKILNNLIDYLDDNNEINVEGFVLFRLKDYLLEINEIVEKAVEDFLVDKEYNEFIKLLKYFVDVQESKVDQIHVIFDEGKRFKLYDKYRKPLNNDYVNSVAAELAENNINQDDLLISALITIAPKEILVHNLPRFNRGKIIQTLEKIFPEKVHCCNSCELCGCTINIHKE
- a CDS encoding FeoA family protein; amino-acid sequence: MKNKDKFENPTRLSKTEAGDTVEIVELLSMGLQRRRMLDLGLLPGTVIDVIRKSPLGDPVAYNIRGALIALRQEESDKILVKFIQ
- the feoB gene encoding ferrous iron transport protein B yields the protein MGLSSQSCGKSALNESFNIKLNSDDEFVIALAGNPNVGKSTVFNALTGLNQHTGNWPGKTVSNARGSYTYRDKKFILVDLPGTYSLSPNSVEEEIARDFICLGNPDATIVVVDATCLERNLNLVLQIMEHTNNVVLCVNLMDEAKRKGIRIDLEALEIELGIPVIGTSARKKEGLNLLIERTYNVILKEEIVSPKNIAYKDAAETEDAVLQMIFNRAEEIVKSVITVNQNQEHRNFDKKLDDILTSKYIGFPIMFLLLGFIFWLTIAGANVPSQMLSNLFYRVEIKLTDFFMSWESIQWLHGILVLGVYRTLAWVISVMLPPMAIFFPLFTLLEDLGYLPRVAFNLDKLFKKAGAHGKQSLTMSMGFGCNAAGVIACRIIESPRERLIAILTNNFVPCNGRFPALVALSTIFIGGFVSNRATTLAASFFVCILVLLGIATTLLVSYLLSKTVLRGIPSSFTLELPPYRKPQIGKILYRSLLDRTIFVLGRAIAVAAPAGLFIWILTNIQIGDQSILNHAAELLHPFATAIGLDGFILMAFILGLPANEIVLPILIMSYTSGGFMVELDSLSAMKELFLANGWTWLTALNFMIFSLLHFPCGTTLWTIKKESGSIKWTLLGAILPTAIAVIVLFVITQGVRIFSIL
- the ltrA gene encoding group II intron reverse transcriptase/maturase codes for the protein MRKWYSLIDKIYRKENLELAFKYVKKNNGAPGIDGETVFNFHLNLELNIEFLHDKLKTNGYEPSPVRRVEIQKPDGGVRLLGIPTVKDRVVQQAIVNIIEPIFDKTFHPSSYGYRPNHSQHGAVAKAERFMNKYGLEHVVDMDLSKCFDTLDHEIMMKAVSERISDGRVLKLIEKFLKAGVMHSDNFSRTEVGSPQGGVISPLLSNIYLNQFDQRMMSKGIRIVRFADDILIFAKDKKTAGNYKAYATQVLENELKLKVNNEKTKLTNVNEGVEFLGFVIKDKWLGVNPKRIERFKDKVRSKTKRNAGRKLEDIIKDLNPVIRGWINYYRIANIKKLVEKLMGWIRRRLRMIKLKQWKTYKAMHKDMRKEGIKGNGEKMAVTKWKNSNVHIVHMLLPNKLFEELGLIDIAKYDVGLLSNYY
- a CDS encoding ribosomal protein L7/L12 encodes the protein MEYAYVGLIIVVFLILNVNINALQQNQKRVESKLDRIIEYIGLPELSREYIGDELKEELIRLVKGNEKIKAIKKLRDATGIELREAKDYIDSL
- a CDS encoding IS3 family transposase, whose translation is MYKEVEESSKKRQISVNSVLKVLGVSSSGYYDYLKRQDSNQKIRKQQIKQEIIEIYNESKQIYGAPKITSILRSRGYVIAEKTVGNYMRELGIKAIWVSPYKRTTIDPDFDNKLKNILDRNFSPNAPNTVWVTDITYVWTVSEFVYLTTVMDLFSRRVIGWHLSDTLCVEGVLRAINKAKSSRKLDTPIIIHSDRGVQYVSKAYIDATPAGKFIRSYSKKGTPWDNAVIESFHALIKREWLNRFVIRHISHAQELIFEYVEAFYNTKRIHSYCEMSSPYDFEDKYVG